The Mesorhizobium loti genome includes a region encoding these proteins:
- a CDS encoding ABC transporter substrate-binding protein encodes MQISKWIISAAGAAVLVLAAGSLSQAAEKIKIGTEGAYPPFNTITADGKVEGFDIDIANALCAQMKVECEIVTQDWDGIIPALQAKKFDAIIASMSITEERKKQVAFTNKYYTTPLALVAPKDSDLTSTEPAALAGKTVGAQASTTQADYAQNTYGKAGAEAKLYPTQEEAITDLTNGRLDAVLSDKFVLMDWLKKASDGCCKLVGDVKGTETQAGIAVRLDDTALRDKLNAAIDAIVADGTYKKIQAKYFDFDIY; translated from the coding sequence ATGCAGATTTCGAAATGGATCATATCGGCGGCCGGCGCTGCCGTGCTGGTGCTGGCGGCCGGCTCGCTGTCGCAGGCGGCTGAGAAAATCAAGATCGGCACCGAGGGCGCCTATCCGCCGTTCAATACCATTACGGCTGACGGCAAGGTCGAAGGCTTCGATATCGACATCGCCAATGCGCTGTGCGCGCAGATGAAGGTCGAGTGCGAGATCGTCACCCAGGACTGGGACGGCATCATACCCGCCCTGCAGGCCAAAAAGTTCGACGCCATCATCGCCTCGATGAGCATCACCGAGGAGCGCAAGAAGCAGGTCGCCTTCACCAACAAATATTATACGACACCGCTCGCTCTGGTGGCGCCGAAGGACAGCGATCTCACTTCGACCGAACCGGCAGCCCTTGCCGGCAAGACGGTCGGCGCCCAGGCTTCGACCACGCAGGCCGACTATGCTCAGAATACCTATGGCAAGGCGGGCGCGGAGGCAAAGCTCTACCCGACCCAGGAAGAGGCGATCACCGACCTGACCAACGGCCGTCTCGACGCCGTACTTTCAGACAAGTTCGTGCTGATGGACTGGCTGAAGAAGGCAAGCGACGGCTGCTGCAAGCTGGTCGGCGATGTCAAGGGCACGGAAACGCAAGCCGGCATTGCCGTTCGCCTGGACGACACAGCACTACGCGACAAGCTCAACGCGGCCATCGACGCCATCGTCGCCGACGGCACCTACAAGAAGATCCAGGCCAAGTATTTCGACTTCGATATTTATTGA
- a CDS encoding 2'-deoxycytidine 5'-triphosphate deaminase — MRQTGILPDQDISALLQSGALKSARALDADQIQPASLDLRLGDKAWRVRASFLPGPNHKVSEKLDRLQLHEINLAEGAVLETGCVYIVPLLESLALPADISASANPKSSTGRLDIFTRVMTDRGHEFDKIAAGYHGPLYLEVSPRTFPIVVRTGSRLSQIRFRTGNALLSEAELHELHRAQMLVATEPPNISGGGIALSIDLNGDQNGLVGYRGKHHTGLVDVDKRAAQEVVDFWEPIHKSGAGELVLDPDEFYILVSQEAVHVPPLYAAEMTPFDPLVGEFRVHYAGFFDPGFGHSASGGTGSRAVLEVRSHEVPFILDHGQIVGRLVYEHMLKRPQALYGTDLGSNYQAQGLKLSKHFRAAR; from the coding sequence TTGCGGCAGACAGGCATTCTTCCAGATCAGGACATATCGGCGCTGCTCCAGTCCGGCGCGCTGAAGTCGGCGCGTGCGCTCGACGCCGACCAGATCCAGCCGGCCAGCCTTGATCTCAGGCTCGGCGACAAGGCCTGGCGGGTGCGTGCCTCCTTCCTGCCGGGTCCCAACCACAAGGTTTCGGAAAAGCTCGATCGGCTGCAGCTGCACGAGATCAATCTTGCCGAGGGCGCGGTGCTGGAGACCGGCTGCGTCTATATCGTGCCGCTGCTCGAAAGCCTGGCATTGCCGGCGGACATTTCGGCCTCGGCCAATCCGAAGAGCTCGACCGGGCGGCTCGACATCTTCACCCGTGTCATGACCGATCGCGGCCACGAGTTCGACAAGATCGCCGCCGGTTATCATGGCCCGCTCTATCTGGAGGTCAGCCCGCGCACCTTCCCGATTGTCGTGCGCACCGGTTCGCGTCTGTCGCAGATACGTTTCCGCACCGGCAATGCGCTGCTCTCGGAAGCCGAGCTGCATGAATTGCATCGCGCGCAGATGCTGGTCGCCACCGAGCCGCCGAACATTTCCGGCGGCGGCATCGCGCTGTCGATCGACCTCAACGGCGATCAAAATGGGCTGGTCGGCTACCGCGGCAAGCATCACACCGGTCTCGTCGATGTCGACAAGCGCGCGGCACAGGAGGTCGTCGACTTCTGGGAACCGATCCACAAGAGCGGCGCCGGTGAGCTGGTGCTCGATCCCGACGAGTTCTACATCCTCGTCAGCCAGGAGGCGGTGCATGTGCCGCCGCTCTACGCCGCCGAGATGACGCCCTTCGATCCGCTTGTCGGCGAGTTCCGCGTCCACTATGCCGGCTTCTTCGACCCGGGCTTCGGCCATTCCGCGTCCGGTGGCACCGGCAGCCGGGCTGTGCTGGAAGTGCGCAGCCACGAAGTGCCGTTCATCCTCGACCATGGCCAGATCGTCGGCCGGCTGGTCTACGAGCACATGCTGAAGCGGCCGCAGGCGCTCTACGGCACCGATCTCGGCTCCAACTACCAGGCTCAGGGCCTGAAGCTGTCCAAGCATTTCCGCGCCGCGCGCTGA
- a CDS encoding O-succinylhomoserine sulfhydrylase, whose product MSTKKRNWKPQTALVHSGTLRSGFGETSEAIYLTQGYVYETAQAAEARFKGEEPGFIYSRYANPTVDMFEKRMCALEGAEDARATASGMAAVTAALLCSAKAGDHIVAARALFGSCRWVVETLAPRYGIEATLVDGTDIANWEKAVKPNTKLFFLESPTNPTLEVVDIAAVASLANTIGARLIVDNVFATPLQQKPLQLGAHIVVYSATKHIDGQGRCLGGVILSDKKWIDENLHDYFRHTGPSLSPFNAWTLLKGLETLPLRVRQQTESAGKIADFLAERPEIARVIYPGRADHPQADIVKKQMAGGSTLICLDVKGGKQAAFALQNALDIVLISNNLGDAKSLITHPATTTHKNLSDEARAELGIGPGTLRLSVGLEDTDDLLEDIAQALKAR is encoded by the coding sequence ATGAGCACCAAGAAGCGCAACTGGAAGCCTCAGACGGCACTCGTGCACAGCGGAACGCTGCGTTCCGGCTTCGGCGAAACGTCGGAAGCGATTTACCTTACCCAGGGCTATGTCTACGAAACCGCGCAAGCCGCCGAAGCCCGCTTCAAGGGCGAGGAGCCGGGCTTCATCTATTCGCGCTACGCCAATCCGACCGTCGACATGTTCGAAAAACGCATGTGTGCACTCGAAGGCGCGGAAGACGCGCGCGCCACCGCGTCGGGCATGGCCGCGGTGACGGCGGCGCTTCTGTGCAGCGCCAAGGCCGGCGACCATATCGTGGCGGCGCGCGCATTGTTCGGTTCGTGTCGCTGGGTGGTCGAGACGCTGGCGCCGAGATACGGCATCGAGGCGACGCTGGTCGACGGCACCGACATCGCCAATTGGGAAAAGGCGGTCAAGCCGAACACCAAGCTGTTCTTCCTGGAAAGCCCGACCAACCCGACGCTGGAAGTGGTCGACATCGCAGCGGTCGCTTCGCTTGCCAATACGATCGGGGCGCGACTGATTGTCGACAATGTCTTTGCTACGCCCCTTCAGCAGAAGCCGTTGCAGCTCGGCGCCCATATCGTCGTCTATTCGGCGACCAAGCACATCGATGGCCAGGGGCGCTGTCTCGGTGGCGTCATCCTGTCGGACAAGAAGTGGATCGACGAGAACCTGCACGACTATTTCCGCCACACCGGACCCAGCCTGTCGCCGTTCAACGCCTGGACGCTGTTGAAGGGCCTGGAAACGCTGCCGCTGCGCGTGCGCCAGCAGACGGAAAGCGCAGGCAAGATCGCGGATTTCCTGGCCGAGCGGCCGGAAATCGCCCGTGTCATCTATCCCGGGCGCGCCGACCACCCGCAGGCCGATATCGTCAAGAAGCAGATGGCGGGCGGCTCGACGCTGATCTGCCTCGACGTCAAGGGCGGCAAGCAGGCGGCCTTCGCCTTGCAGAACGCGCTCGACATCGTGCTGATCTCCAACAATCTCGGCGATGCCAAGAGCCTGATCACCCACCCGGCGACGACGACGCACAAGAATTTGAGTGACGAGGCGCGCGCCGAGCTCGGCATCGGGCCGGGCACGCTCAGGCTGTCGGTTGGCCTGGAAGATACCGACGATCTGCTAGAGGACATCGCGCAGGCGCTGAAGGCCAGATAG